The Chitinophagales bacterium genomic sequence TACGTCGAGCTCAGTATATCCAGCTTATAACTACTATTCTTATTACCTGGATTATAAGAACAATACGATCAACGCTACCTCAACCGGTACATCAGGTTATGTATATAACTATATGGGTTATGGTTGTAGCTATGGCGATATCAGCAATAACTCCATAACTACCCTGAACAAGTACTATATGTATTTCTATGGTTTGTATAGTGCTTCATATGCGGATATGAATAATAACGCTATCAAGATGACCCAATCTGCCAATAATAGTGCATATTGTTACTTATATGGCCTTATGTATAGCGCATCATACTGTAATTCTAATAATAACACAATGGAGATCGACCACTTGGGAACAGGTTATATGTATAATCGTGGTTCGGTTTATAGCAGTAGTTATAGTAAGGCTGACGGTAACAATATTAAAGTGAGCTCAAGAGCCTCTTCGTACATGTATAATTATGGCCCTGTTTACAGTTCTTCTTACGCTGAGTTTACAAACAATACAGTGGAATATAACTGTAAGAACGCCAGTTACATGAATAACTATTTATTATATAGTTCATCCTATTCTAAACTGAACGGCAATACTATTTCTATCAACAAGACCGGGGGTACTTATTATATCTATAACTATCATAACTATAGTTCTACCGGTGGTGAAATGAAAAACAATGTCATTAATTCATACAACACTACCAGTTACTATACTTACAACTACTTCCTGTACAGTTCTACCAATGGTGTATTTGATGGTAATACCGTTAATACTACCAATACCAGTACATCTTCTTCAGCCTCTATTTACAACTACTGCTACTACAGTAGTAACTTTAGTTTCAACGGCAATAAGATTCATAACAATAACAAAGCCGGTACTATGTATGGCTGTTATATGTACAACAATGGTTATACCGGAGGTGTTATCGCCAATAACGAGATCAGCTGTATCAGTAGCTCGGCCAGTGTCTATGGTATGATGGTCTATTACCAGACCAATGTAAAGGTGTATAACAATGCTGTGTACACAAAAACAGCAGGCTCCTGCTATGGTCCTTTATACTGGGCTTACAGCACCAATGTTGATGTGTACAATAATACGTTCCACAGCGATGCGACCGGTGGTACCAACTATGGTGCATATATCTACCAGACCGCATCCAACTACACAGGTACCTTCTATAACAACGTAATATCCAAGACCAGTGCCAACGGTTACGGCATCTATATGTATACGGATGCTTATATCTCCGGCATGGACTACAATAATATATACAAGCCGGGAGCATCGGGGCTGATCTACCGTGTAACGCCTTCTGCTACCTACAATACGATCCAGGACTGGCGTAATGCGAGTGGTAAGGATATGAACTCATTGTCCTACCTGCCTGGTTATATGAACACGGCAACCGGTGATCTTCGTCCTGATCCTGCCAATCCGTCCAGCTGGGCGTTAAATGGCCGTGGTGTTCAGATGACGGGTAATGACAAGGACCTGAACGGTAACCCCCGTGCTTTGACAACTATCGCAGGTGTACCTGACCTTGGTGCTTACGAGTTCACGCCTACAGCTACACCGCCTAACTGTACGCTGATACCTGCTACCCCAACAGCAAACAGCACTCAGGTGGTAACGTTTGGCCAGGATACAGTAGCGGTACTGAAATGGGGCAATACTGTACCTACCGGTTTTGCGGTAAGACAATACACAGGAACCAACCCTCCGGGTATTACTTCTATTAACCCTACCCAGATGTTCTACTATGCAGACTTTGTGGGCACGGGTACGAGCCTGGATTATGAGCAGGACCTGTATTATAAAGATCCCTGGTTGGGTACGATCGCATCAAAAAGCGCATTGCGTCTTGCAGAGAAAGTTGGTAGTAATGGCTGGACGGGTTATTCACCTAGTGTAAGTAACTCCAACGTGGTGCGTAACTTTATCCATACACCAAGCGTGCAGGATGTGGGTGCTTTGTTCACGGGTATTGACGTGAGCGATAATGCGAGTGCAGATGCGATCATCGACCCTGTACCACCGTTCTGCCCGGGCACCTATACGGTACGCCTGCGTGTCAAGAACAATGGTAACAACAAGATCAATAATGTAAAGATAGACTGGCAGAAAGATGGCGGTGCTATCTCTACGATCAACTATACGACGCCGATCGATATCAACGGCAGCAGCGCCGGTAACGAGGCGATCATCACCCTTGGCCCTGTGACCTTTGGTAAGGCGGGCGTCAATATCAAAGCCTGGACCTACCTTCCTAACGGCGTTCAGGATCCTATACCGGGAGATGATACGCTGGACCAGGATTATTTTGCAGCGCTGAGCGGCACTTATACGGTAGGCGGTACCACGCCGGATTTCCCGACGGTTGTGGCTGCGGTAGGCGCGCTGAATCAATATGGTACCTGCGGTGATGTGATATTTGATGTACGCCCGGGTGTTTATACCGGCCAGGTGGTATTAAAGAATGCGGTATCCGCATCGAATACAACTGACCATGTGACCTTCCAGTCCGTGAACGGAGATCCGTCCACTACGCAGGTAAGTTATTCGGCAGCTGGAACTGGTGATCTTCCTACCGTGACCATGGACGGGGCCTCTAATTTCACGTTCCGTAATATGGGTATCGTAGCAGCGAACAGCAATTACGGCACCGGTGTTGAGTTCCTGAACAAAGCGTCGAATGACAGTTTTGTGGGTTGCCGCATCATTGTAGGTACAGCCACGAGCAGCTACCTGCGTTGCGTATGGAACAGCGGCCAGGCAAATTGTAACTATAATACTTTCAAGGATTGTAGCCTGGAAGGCGGTTACTATGGTATCTACTGGTACACGACCAGCTCACCATACAGTAAAGGTTTGACCATTGACGGTTGTACAATGAACCCTTACTACTATGGTACCTACATTTACTATAGTAATGAGCTGACCGCACGTAACAATACCATTACCGCACGCCAGCCGGGTACTTCCTACTATGGCCTGATGGCGTACATGTATAATCCGAATAACTCGGGTAAGACCTCGGAGATCTATGGCAACAAGATCGTAGGTTTCTACGGTTACAGTATGTACCTGTACTATGTTGACGGTACGACGAGCAAGCGCAGTAAGGTGATGAACAATGCAGTACTGACAGCCAGTAACACGACCTGTTACTATCCTATGTTGCTGTACTATCCATCCAACTGCGATGTGTATAATAACACGTTAATTAATAACGGAAATTCTTCAACCTCATATTACGGTGCTTATATCTACCTGAGTACTTATCCGAATAACAAGATCTATAACAACGTGTTTGCTAACCGTGCAGGTGGTTACGCCGCATCAATTACATATAGCTCCGGTTACGGCACAGAGGTTGACTATAATAACCTGTATTCAAGCAGTAAGAGTCAATTGATGACAGGTGCCAGTACTTCAACCAGCTTGTCGGCATGGCGTTCAGCTACAGGCAATGACAAGCACTCAGTATCCTACGATCCACCGTTTACGAGCAATACGAACCCTGCTCCTTTAACGACCAATCCGGGAGTATGGGCATTGAACGGTCATGGTGTACATATCACCGGAAACAACAAGGACATCAATGGTAACCCCCGTATAGAAAACCGTGTGGACGGTGTACCTGACATAGGAGCTTATGAGATACTACCTGAAGTAGCGCCACCGGCCGCCACCGCGAACCCTGCAACGGCAGATCCGGGCGATACACAGGTGTTTACCTTTGCGGGCAATGAAGTGGGCCGCATCACCTGGGGCCTTACCGCACCTACGACTCCTGTAATAGTACAGCAGTACAGCGGTGAGAAAGGCAACGGTATTGCTGCTGCCGCGAGCCCTATGGGCAGCATGTACTTCCATACGGATGTAGCACCAGTAGGTAACGGCACGACCTTTGATTTTGATTTCAACCTGGATTACATGGATATCTGGCTGGGAGACATAGCTGCAGAGCAGAACCTGCGCCTTGCGCACCGCGTAAACGGTTATCCATGGATGGTGTACAGCGGCTCACTGAGTAGCGCAGATACGACCACCGATAATATAGACGCATCCAAACTGAACCGTTTCGGATCTTATACGGCTCTTGAGAACGGCAGTATCGCCTCGGCTTTTGTACGTGCACAGGGCAGTGTAGTTATCTGTATCGGCAACAGCGTACTGCTGAACGCCGAACCACAGGATGGGGACAACTACAAATGGTACCGTAACAAAACAGCGATCCCCGGTGCCGATGGTCCTAACGCGAAGAGCTACCTGGCCACGCAGCCCGGTGACTACAGCGTAGTGATCACCTTCAGCGGCAAGAGCGTAGAGTCAGTACCTGTAACAGTAACAACGATCGCACCACCGAATGCGCTGATCAACGCGAACGGTCCTCTGACCTATTGTACGGGTAACGGCCTGACGCTGAATGCGGGTAACACTACAGGCGTGACCTACCAGTGGCAGCTGAACGGTAATGACATCCCGGGCGCAACGAACAATACCTACCCTGTAAGCCAGGCTGGTAACTATACAGTAGTGGTAACGAACATCGGTTGTTCAAGCACCTCGACGCAGACCGCAGTAAGTTCCGGTCCACTGACTGTAGACCTGGGTAATGACACGAGCTACTGCGAGGTTAAGAACGTATGGATGAAGCTGGATGCGGGTTATCCGGGTGCCAAATACCTTTGGAACACCGGTGATACGACCCGTACGATAGAAGTTAAGCAGGGCGGAAAGTATACAGTACAGGTAGATGGCGGTCCTAACTGCGTAGGTCAGGATGACATCCAGGTAACGATCGATCCTTTACCTAAAGCGAATGGTATCTCCTTTGTACAGAACGGCAATACGTACCAGTTCTTCCCGAGTGGTCCTGTAGGTGCGGTAGGGTTCCTGTGGTTGTTCAGCGATGGCTCGAGCAGTACCCAGAACAACCCGACCAAGACGATCGACGGAGATCTGTATGTAAGGTTAGTGATGTTCAATGCCTGCGGCAGTGACACGGTACAGTTAGGCTGGCCTCTGAGCGTACAGAGCGTAGCGGGAGAAGACCAGCTGAGTATCTATCCTAACCCTGCGAGGGATCACATAACAGTGAGACTTCAGCAGACAGCGATAGAGACCGTAGAGGTAGTGAACAGTGTAGGAAGTGTCGTATACAGGACTTCAGTAAACAGTAACGAGCACCGCATAGACATCAGCGGACTGGCCAATGGTCACTACATGCTGCGTGCAATAACTGCGGATGGTATGATCACTAAACAGTTCGATATACTGAAATAAGTAGAGATCATAATAACTACAATAAAGCAAAAGGGCGACTAGTAATGGTCGCCCTTTTGTTTTGTATTACACAGAACATTATTGTCAAAATAACTACCTGCCAGAAGCAATGTTCTTAAACCCCAAATAATACATGTATATTATAGTTAAAGTGTATTGCGCTGTTATAAAATATATCACAATATATGCGCCGGACGAACATTAAAAAATACAATAAAATCTTAATAATATTTTTGCTTTTAATTTCATTTTAATTTAAGTTTAATTTTATTTTCATCTCTGATGTGCTTTTAAAAGAAACATCGTACGCATTAGGGATAAAAGTAAAATAACAATTCGTGATAAAAATTTTTACGAATTGAAATAATAGGTAAACGTCTAAAAAAATGAACAAAATGAAGCAACTTAACAAAAAGCTAACTCGGTTGGTAATGTTGGTGTCGATGGTTTTGATAGGCCAGGCATCATTATTTGCTCAACTGAATGGTACCTACACCGTTTATGGTTCAGGTGCCAACTACTCAACATTGCAGGCAGCTGCAAGTGCATTGAGTGCAGGTGTGTCTGGTCCGGTTACGTTCAAGATACGTTCCGGTACATGGACAGATGCTAACACTGTTATTGCCACTATTGGCAACATTGCCGGTGCCAGCGCAACGAACACGATCACGTTCGAAGCTGAGAATGGTAATGCCGCAACTACCGTACTGGTGAACAGTAGTACAAGCAGTACTACGACATTGAACAACATCTTCTATCTAGATGGAGCAAAGTACATCAGGGTAAGAAACCTAACATTAAATAAATCACATGCTACATATGGTACTTGTGTACGTTTTAATGGTGATGCTGATTATAATATCGTAGAGAATTGTATACTAACAGGAACGGTAAATACGTCTACCTCAAACACAATGTCACGTGTATTCGGTACTGGTATTGGTGCCGCCAACGATAATATTATCAGGAATAACACGATCAATGGCGGTTCGTATGGTGTGTACTGGTATGGTAGTTCAACATCCTCAAGAAGCACGAACAATGAGTTCTCGGGGAACACGCTAATCAGCCCGTATGCATATGGTTTCTATACCTATTATACAACGAATAACAAGATATTAAATAATACTATTACACGTACAGGAGCCGGAACTTTTTATGGTTTTTATATGTACTACGGTAATGGTGGTTATAAAATAGAAGGCAATAGTTACACAGGTACATCAATTACGGGTGCCAACTATCCTATCTATATGTACTATTGCGATGGTGATATCAGCAACCGCGGTAGTATAAGTAATAATACCATCAATGTAACCAGTACAACTACCTTGTATGGTGCAACAATGTATTATGGCAACTACTATAGTTTTGCAAATAATAATATGACGTTGAGTAATACAACGACACTTTACCCAATATACAATTACAACTACAATAGTAGTACTGCATTTACTTACGGTAAACAATGTTATATCAATAACAACGTAATTAACGCAACATCAACAACTACAGTATATATATACGGACACTATTACTATCAGCAGGATTGCCAGTTCAATAACAACAATATCACGATAAATAGTGGAGCGGGTACGCAGTATATTTATGCTGGATACTACTACCAGTATGGCCTTCAAATGAATGGGAATACTATCAATATGATTGGTACTACAGGCACAAAATATCTGTATGCAGGCTACTACTACGGTGAAAATGGATTTGAATTCAATAATAATGTTGTCAACGTATCGACGACTACAGGTACTTCTTACGTTTATGTAGGCTATTATACATATTACAACCAACAACCAGTACACTACAATAATAACAGTATAACAATGACCGCCACTTCTACTGCGGCATTGTACAACTATTTTGGATACTATAACTATAACAGTTTAGCTACAGGTAACGAAATAAAAGGTAACCAGGTGAATATGACAACCACCGGTACTGCTGCCTATAACTACATGGGTTATTATTTTAATGGACTCGATCTGTCGGATAACACAGTTTACGTAAAATCTGCGAGTGCTGCATATGGTATCTACTCATATGGTAACTCCAGCGGTACGAACCCATGGACAGTAAAGAACAATAAGGTTACGGCTATTGGTGGCGCAAGTACAGTTTATGGTTTTTACAATTATTATGCATCTAATGCGACGATTGCAAATAACGTAATTTATGCAAGTGGTAGCAGCACTTGTTATGGGTATATTGGTGGTTACAATAGTGGTGGTGGTAATTTCTATAACAACACTGTGCATACTGAAGGTACAAGTACCCACTATACATTCTATTGTTACGAGTCCAGTGGAAGTCAGTTTGCTACGGTACGTAATAACGTTTTTTCTCGCAGTAGTACCGGTTCAGGTTATTTGCAGTACGGTTATCAACCGCAGTTTTATGACATGGACTATAACAACTACTGGGCTAATGGAGGTACGATGTTGTATTGGGGTGGTCTAGGTACTACATACACTACTGTCACTTCTATGCGTACAGGCATGAACCAGAATATGAACTCCCTGTCATACAACCCCGGGTTTTACAGCACGAGTACTTCAGCTCCTGATCTCAGGCCAAATCCAGCCAATGCCAACAGTTGGTCACTGAACGGACGTGGTGTACAACTTTCAGGTAACGACAAGGATATCAATGGTAACGCACGTGCATTGACAACAGTAGCAGGTGTTCCGGATTTAGGAGCTTACGAATTCACGCCAACTGCTACACCTCCTAACTGTACTATGGCACCTGCTGCACCTGTGGCAAATGGAACACAAGTGGTAACATTCGGAGAAGATACCGTAGCTGTGCTCAAATGGGGCAATACCGTACCCACAGGTTTTTCTGTAAAACAGTATACGGGTACAAATCCCCCCGGCATTACATCAATCAATCCAACCCAGATGTTCTATTACGCCGATTTCCAGGGTACAGGGTCTAATTCAGGTTGCGAGCAGAGTTTATATTTTAAAGACCCATGGCTTGGTACTATTGCCTCTAAATCAGCTTTGCGTCTTGCAGAGAAAGTGGGTAGTAACAGTTGGGTTGGATATGCTCCCAGCACCAGTTCATCTAACGTAGTACGCAACTTTATACTTACACCAACAGTGCAGACAGTCAGTGCTCTTTTCACTGGTATTGACGTAAGTGATAACGCGAGCGCTGACGCGATCATCGACCCTGTACCACCGTTCTGCCCGGGTACCTATACGGTACGTCTGCGTATCAAGAACAACGGTAACAATAAGATCAATAATGTGAAGATCGACTGGCAGATCAATGGAGGAGCAATTACCACCATTAATTACACTACACCGATCGACATCAATGGCAGCAGTGCCGGCAATACAGCAATTATTACACTGGCTCCGATCGCATTCGGTAATTCTGCAGTCAATATCAAAGCGTGGACCTACCTTCCTAATGGAGTTCAGGATCCAATACCTGGCGATGATACATTGAACCAGGATTACTTCGCAGCGCTGAGCGGCACTTATACAGTAGGCGGTACCACACCGGATTTCCCGAATGTAGTAGCTGCTGCAAATGCTTTGAACCAATACGGTACTTGTGGTGATGTAATATTCAATGTTCGTCCTGGTATATATACCGGCCAGGTTGTATTGAAAAATGCAGTATCTGCATCTAATACAACTGATCATGTAACCTTCCAGTCAACAAATAGTGACCCAACTACTACTCAAATAAGTTATTCGGCAACCGGTAGTGGTGACATGCCGACCTTATTTATGAATGGTGCATCAAACTTCACCATTCGAAATTTGGGCATAGTAGCAGCCGGTGGTAGTTATGGTACTGGTATTGAGTTCCAAAACAAGGCGTCTTACGATAGTATTCTGGGTTGCCGTGTCATAGTGAGCACGACTGCGAGCAGTAACTTTCGTTGCGTATGGAACAGCGGCCAGTCAGATTGTAATTACAACACGTTCAAAGATTGTAGTCTTGAAGGTGGATACTATGGTATCTACTGGTACACTACCAGCGCACCTTACAGTAAAGGTTTGACAGTTGACAACTGTACGATGAACCCGTACTATTATGGTACCTATATTTACTACAGTAATGAGCTGACAGCACGTA encodes the following:
- a CDS encoding right-handed parallel beta-helix repeat-containing protein, encoding MKQINKMKVSVLSAVFLLVAAVSVNAQLNGVYTVYGSGANYADLQAAANALSAGVSGPVVFKIRPGNWSSSSTSSAIIGNISGASATNTITFEAENGSAATTTITNSNSSSSTSSNHIFYFNGGKYVRVRNLTLNKSHSTYGVCVRFAGDADYNIVENCILTGSSSTTTSTDKSRVYGTSLASANNNIIRNNTINYGSYGIYWQGNGSSSSSQSPYNEFTGNTMNNQYAYGIRIYYTKYSVVDNNSINSNMSGSFYGVYAYYSDYVKIRNNSGSIINKSSTAMPMYVYYCDGSSSDRCQVTGNNFTVSTSSSVYPAYNYYSYYLDYKNNTINATSTGTSGYVYNYMGYGCSYGDISNNSITTLNKYYMYFYGLYSASYADMNNNAIKMTQSANNSAYCYLYGLMYSASYCNSNNNTMEIDHLGTGYMYNRGSVYSSSYSKADGNNIKVSSRASSYMYNYGPVYSSSYAEFTNNTVEYNCKNASYMNNYLLYSSSYSKLNGNTISINKTGGTYYIYNYHNYSSTGGEMKNNVINSYNTTSYYTYNYFLYSSTNGVFDGNTVNTTNTSTSSSASIYNYCYYSSNFSFNGNKIHNNNKAGTMYGCYMYNNGYTGGVIANNEISCISSSASVYGMMVYYQTNVKVYNNAVYTKTAGSCYGPLYWAYSTNVDVYNNTFHSDATGGTNYGAYIYQTASNYTGTFYNNVISKTSANGYGIYMYTDAYISGMDYNNIYKPGASGLIYRVTPSATYNTIQDWRNASGKDMNSLSYLPGYMNTATGDLRPDPANPSSWALNGRGVQMTGNDKDLNGNPRALTTIAGVPDLGAYEFTPTATPPNCTLIPATPTANSTQVVTFGQDTVAVLKWGNTVPTGFAVRQYTGTNPPGITSINPTQMFYYADFVGTGTSLDYEQDLYYKDPWLGTIASKSALRLAEKVGSNGWTGYSPSVSNSNVVRNFIHTPSVQDVGALFTGIDVSDNASADAIIDPVPPFCPGTYTVRLRVKNNGNNKINNVKIDWQKDGGAISTINYTTPIDINGSSAGNEAIITLGPVTFGKAGVNIKAWTYLPNGVQDPIPGDDTLDQDYFAALSGTYTVGGTTPDFPTVVAAVGALNQYGTCGDVIFDVRPGVYTGQVVLKNAVSASNTTDHVTFQSVNGDPSTTQVSYSAAGTGDLPTVTMDGASNFTFRNMGIVAANSNYGTGVEFLNKASNDSFVGCRIIVGTATSSYLRCVWNSGQANCNYNTFKDCSLEGGYYGIYWYTTSSPYSKGLTIDGCTMNPYYYGTYIYYSNELTARNNTITARQPGTSYYGLMAYMYNPNNSGKTSEIYGNKIVGFYGYSMYLYYVDGTTSKRSKVMNNAVLTASNTTCYYPMLLYYPSNCDVYNNTLINNGNSSTSYYGAYIYLSTYPNNKIYNNVFANRAGGYAASITYSSGYGTEVDYNNLYSSSKSQLMTGASTSTSLSAWRSATGNDKHSVSYDPPFTSNTNPAPLTTNPGVWALNGHGVHITGNNKDINGNPRIENRVDGVPDIGAYEILPEVAPPAATANPATADPGDTQVFTFAGNEVGRITWGLTAPTTPVIVQQYSGEKGNGIAAAASPMGSMYFHTDVAPVGNGTTFDFDFNLDYMDIWLGDIAAEQNLRLAHRVNGYPWMVYSGSLSSADTTTDNIDASKLNRFGSYTALENGSIASAFVRAQGSVVICIGNSVLLNAEPQDGDNYKWYRNKTAIPGADGPNAKSYLATQPGDYSVVITFSGKSVESVPVTVTTIAPPNALINANGPLTYCTGNGLTLNAGNTTGVTYQWQLNGNDIPGATNNTYPVSQAGNYTVVVTNIGCSSTSTQTAVSSGPLTVDLGNDTSYCEVKNVWMKLDAGYPGAKYLWNTGDTTRTIEVKQGGKYTVQVDGGPNCVGQDDIQVTIDPLPKANGISFVQNGNTYQFFPSGPVGAVGFLWLFSDGSSSTQNNPTKTIDGDLYVRLVMFNACGSDTVQLGWPLSVQSVAGEDQLSIYPNPARDHITVRLQQTAIETVEVVNSVGSVVYRTSVNSNEHRIDISGLANGHYMLRAITADGMITKQFDILK
- a CDS encoding right-handed parallel beta-helix repeat-containing protein, whose protein sequence is MKQLNKKLTRLVMLVSMVLIGQASLFAQLNGTYTVYGSGANYSTLQAAASALSAGVSGPVTFKIRSGTWTDANTVIATIGNIAGASATNTITFEAENGNAATTVLVNSSTSSTTTLNNIFYLDGAKYIRVRNLTLNKSHATYGTCVRFNGDADYNIVENCILTGTVNTSTSNTMSRVFGTGIGAANDNIIRNNTINGGSYGVYWYGSSTSSRSTNNEFSGNTLISPYAYGFYTYYTTNNKILNNTITRTGAGTFYGFYMYYGNGGYKIEGNSYTGTSITGANYPIYMYYCDGDISNRGSISNNTINVTSTTTLYGATMYYGNYYSFANNNMTLSNTTTLYPIYNYNYNSSTAFTYGKQCYINNNVINATSTTTVYIYGHYYYQQDCQFNNNNITINSGAGTQYIYAGYYYQYGLQMNGNTINMIGTTGTKYLYAGYYYGENGFEFNNNVVNVSTTTGTSYVYVGYYTYYNQQPVHYNNNSITMTATSTAALYNYFGYYNYNSLATGNEIKGNQVNMTTTGTAAYNYMGYYFNGLDLSDNTVYVKSASAAYGIYSYGNSSGTNPWTVKNNKVTAIGGASTVYGFYNYYASNATIANNVIYASGSSTCYGYIGGYNSGGGNFYNNTVHTEGTSTHYTFYCYESSGSQFATVRNNVFSRSSTGSGYLQYGYQPQFYDMDYNNYWANGGTMLYWGGLGTTYTTVTSMRTGMNQNMNSLSYNPGFYSTSTSAPDLRPNPANANSWSLNGRGVQLSGNDKDINGNARALTTVAGVPDLGAYEFTPTATPPNCTMAPAAPVANGTQVVTFGEDTVAVLKWGNTVPTGFSVKQYTGTNPPGITSINPTQMFYYADFQGTGSNSGCEQSLYFKDPWLGTIASKSALRLAEKVGSNSWVGYAPSTSSSNVVRNFILTPTVQTVSALFTGIDVSDNASADAIIDPVPPFCPGTYTVRLRIKNNGNNKINNVKIDWQINGGAITTINYTTPIDINGSSAGNTAIITLAPIAFGNSAVNIKAWTYLPNGVQDPIPGDDTLNQDYFAALSGTYTVGGTTPDFPNVVAAANALNQYGTCGDVIFNVRPGIYTGQVVLKNAVSASNTTDHVTFQSTNSDPTTTQISYSATGSGDMPTLFMNGASNFTIRNLGIVAAGGSYGTGIEFQNKASYDSILGCRVIVSTTASSNFRCVWNSGQSDCNYNTFKDCSLEGGYYGIYWYTTSAPYSKGLTVDNCTMNPYYYGTYIYYSNELTARNNTIIARQPGTSYYGLMAYMYNPNNPNKTSDIYGNKVIGFYGYSMYLYYVDGTTSKRSRVMNNAVITADNTTCYYPMLLYYPSNCDIYNNTLINNGGSSTSYYGAYIYLSTYPNNKIYNNVFANRAGGYAASVTFSSGYGTEMDYNDLYSSSTTQMMTGNSTAADLAAWRTGSGLDAHSVSYDPPFISSTNPAPLTTNPGVWALNGHGVHITGNNKDINGNPRIEKRVDGAPDLGAYEIIPEVAPPAATANPATADPGDTQVFTFAGNEVGRITWGLTAPSTAVTVRQYSGEKGNGIAAAASPMGSMYFHTDVAPVGNGTTFDFDFNLDYMDIWLGDISAENNLRLAHRVNGYPWMVYSGSLSTVDTTTDNIDASKLNRFGSYTALENGSIASAFVRAQGSVVICIGNSVVLNAEPQDGDYYKWYRNKVAISGAEGPNAKTYLATQPGDYSVVITFSGKSVESVPLTVTTIAPPNALINANGPLTYCTGNGLTLNAGNTTGVTYQWQLNGNNIPGATNNTFPVSQAGNYTVVVTNIGCSSTSTQTTVSSGPIVVDLGRDTSYCEIKNVWMKLDAGYPGAKYLWNTGDTTRTIEVKKGGKYTVQVDGGPNCVGQDDIQVTIDPLPKANGISFVQNGNTYQFFPSGPVGAVGFLWIFSDGSVSTQTNPTKTISGDLYVRLVMFNACGSDTVQLGWPLSVQNVVGEDELSIYPNPAKDQITVRLPQTAIETVEVVNSVGSVVYKTTVNGNEHRIDISCLANGHYMLRAITDSGTITKQFDVLK